In Uranotaenia lowii strain MFRU-FL chromosome 2, ASM2978415v1, whole genome shotgun sequence, one genomic interval encodes:
- the LOC129746723 gene encoding juvenile hormone esterase-like, whose amino-acid sequence MCNRIVVLFLFLFELIRCNETDKTCVVRFRGSNNIGIGIPSEIFNLVPYCQYLGVRYAEPPLRFKNPVIHNPKGVENYTSLGNICAQEDNFLSPQGAIGQEDCLFLNIYSPWRDKNGSNSAHRKFPVLVFIHGGSFSIGSSTFDIHGADLLVESGVLVVSINYRLSMLGFLRYPRFNVSGNFGLKDQRTALQWVQKHIKYFGGDSKRVTLMGQSAGAASICYHLYSEQSRGLFQQLFPLGGSFLSPWALIYNPQKSADDLIEDLDISSIKELQEVDFEQFFLGNTRGSYKFLSMYNPSFIPTIESISEDEPFITKSPLETIESHLPYQIPILIGHTQTELELVFRLTKFLFVGDNFPNTNDSVTANVMRLVKQRQKSTSDSDFLGKFVNMADMHYPIKRLIRIWSDQLSQSPLYYFKFSFDGKFGSYKNEFYKFRTNGSRYGAVHGDDLGYIFTPYNVEEALANRSQFIREWKVHEQMVELVANFVKYGNPTLTQLKTSNLTWIPYNDNTTQERYLNIGETLELGTDNDSIDELFQFWHDIYQCLYLFDCKAVDNRLEDGGFSIEELTEDANEEHEIE is encoded by the exons ATGTGCAATCGAATcgtagttttgtttttatttctttttgaattaaTACGCTGcaatgaaactgataaaacATGCGTTGTACGGTTTCGTGGCTCCAACAACATAGGAATTGGAATACCAAGTGAAATTTTCAACCTTGTACCCTACTGTCAATATTTGGGAGTTCGATATGCGGAACCTCCTTTGAGATTTAAG AACCCAGTGATTCATAACCCCaaaggagttgaaaattacaCATCGTTGGGTAATATCTGTGCCCAAGAAGATAATTTTCTTAGTCCTCAAGGAGCTATCGGTCAAGaggattgtttatttttgaatatctaCTCCCCATGGCGCGACAAAAATGGATCGAACTCAGCTCATCGCAAATTTCCTGTACTGGTTTTCATTCATGGTGGATCGTTTTCGATTGGTTCATCAACATTTGATATTCATGGAGCAGATTTGCTAGTTGAAAGT GGCGTTTTAGTTGTCAGCATAAACTACCGACTTTCGATGTTGGGCTTTCTGCGATATCCCCGGTTTAACGTTTCAGGGAACTTTGGCTTGAAAGATCAACGAACAGCTTTGCAGTGGGTTCAGAAACACATCAAATACTTTGGAGGTGATTCAAAGCGCGTTACACTAATGGGCCAAAGTGCTGGAGCTGCGTCTATCTGTTACCATCTGTATTCGGAGCAAAGTCGAGGACTTTTCCAACAACTTTTCCCCTTGGGAGGTTCATTTCTTTCTCCATGGGCTTTAATTTATAATCCACAGAAGTCAGCAGATGATTTGATCGAGGATCTCGACATTTCTAGCATAAAAGAACTGCAGGAAGTTGATTTCGAACAGTTCTTTCTGGGAAATACCCGTGGAAGTTACAAATTTCTATCGATGTACAACCCATCTTTCATTCCAACCATTGAAAGCATTAGTGAAGACGAACCTTTCATCACGAAATCACCTTTGGAAACCATTGAATCACACCTTCCATATCAGATTCCCATTCTTATTGGACATACCCAAACAGAATTGGAGCTAGTGTTTCGGTTGACGAAGTTTTTGTTTGTCGGTGATAATTTTCCCAATACAAATGATTCAGTCACCGCTAACGTAATGCGACTAGTAAAACAACGTCAAAAATCTACTAGTGATTCCGATTTCCTGGGAAAATTTGTCAATATGGCTGATATGCACTATCCGATCAAACGACTGATACGGATCTGGTCCGATCAACTATCCCAATCACCCTTgtactattttaaatttagtttcgaTGGGAAATTCGGTTCttataaaaatgaattctaCAAATTCAGAACGAATGGAAGTCGTTACGGGGCCGTTCATGGTGATGATTTAGGGTACATATTTACACCTTATAATGTTGAAGAGGCCCTTGCCAATCGAAGCCAGTTCATTCGAGAGTGGAAGGTTCACGAACAAATGGTTGAGCTGgtggcaaattttgtcaaatacgG AAATCCAACACTGACACAGCTTAAAACGTCCAACTTGACGTGGATTCCTTACAATGACAACACAACACAAGAAAGATATTTGAACATTGGCGAAACGCTGGAACTGGGTACAGATAATGATTCAATAGATGAGCTGTTCCAATTTTGGCATGATATATATCAATGTCTATACTTGTTTGACTGTAAGGCAGTTGATAATCGATTGGAAGATGGTGGATTTAGCATAGAGGAATTAACGGAAGATGCCAATGAAGAACATGAAATTGAATGA
- the LOC129747053 gene encoding esterase E4-like has protein sequence MRFRVVILFLLFGDSISGDATDETCVVRFLDTGSIGIGIPSETFNRVPYCQYLGVRYAEPPVGSLRFKNSVISNPRGVENYTVLGNICPQDDDFRNPQEIIGDEDCLFMNIFSPRRENNGTNLARRKFPVLVFIHGGSFMVGSAVVDMKNGADLLVDSGIMVVSINYRLTRLGFLRYPEFNVSGNFGLKDQRTALQWVQNNIEYFGGDPQRVTLMGQSAGAGSICYHMYSEQSRGLFQQLFPLGGSFLGSWALNFNQHESAERLITALNVTSLEELQSIDFKQLFVRDNYEIFGFFTMFYPSFIPTVEDVSDEEPFITQTPFDIIKTELANPIPVLIGHSETEFELLLGYAKFLYMGENFPNKNRSVIENVPWLIDYYNASSGDENFYRKMANMANLYYPIKRLIKTWSRQDSPIYYFKFGFDGKFGYYKNEFYKSRTNGSRYGAVHGDDLGYIFTPYNVKEALANRSQFNREWKVHEQMVELVANFVKYGNPTPKPLKKLNLTWIPYNDKASGGRYLSIDKTLELRMDDDSDNELFKLWDDIFPCIYYFECENLQKRLDNTDSSDEKSQEDVDEENEI, from the exons ATGCGTTTTCGGgttgtgattttgtttttattatttggagATTCTATTTCGGGGGATGCTACCGATGAAACTTGCGTTGTACGGTTCCTCGACACGGGAAGCATAGGGATCGGAATACCAAGTGAAACCTTCAACCGAGTGCCCTACTGTCAGTACTTGGGAGTACGCTATGCTGAACCTCCTGTGGGATCATTGAGGTTTAAG AACTCAGTGATCTCTAACCCTAGAGGAGTTGAAAATTACACTGTGCTGGGAAATATCTGCCCCCAGGATGATGATTTTCGAAACCCCCAGGAAATAATCGGCGATGAGGATTGCTTATTCATGAACATCTTTTCTCCGAGGCGCGAAAATAATGGGACGAATTTAGCCAGGCGAAAGTTTCCGGTGCTAGTCTTCATCCATGGAGGATCTTTTATGGTTGGCTCAGCCGTTGTGGATATGAAGAATGGTGCAGATTTGTTAGTTGATAGC GGCATAATGGTCGTGAGCATCAACTATCGATTAACCAGATTGGGATTTCTCCGATATCCTGAGTTCAACGTGTCAggaaattttggtttaaaagaTCAACGAACAGCTCTACAGTGGGTTCAGAATAATATCGAATACTTTGGAGGTGATCCACAGCGCGTTACACTCATGGGTCAAAGTGCTGGAGCAGGATCTATCTGTTATCATATGTACTCGGAGCAAAGTCGAGGCctatttcaacaactttttccCTTGGGAGGttcatttttaggttcatgggCTTTGAACTTCAATCAACACGAGTCGGCAGAGCGATTGATAACAGCACTCAACGTGACAAGCCTGGAAGAACTACAGAGCATTGATTTCAAACAACTATTTGTGCGAGATAACTACGAAATATTTGGCTTTTTTACGATGTTTTATCCATCTTTTATACCAACTGTTGAAGACGTGAGCGATGAGGAACCTTTCATAACGCAGACGCCTTTTGACATCATCAAAACGGAACTTGCAAATCCCATTCCAGTACTTATAGGACATTCCGAAACGGAGTTTGAACTGTTGCTGGGTTACGCAAAGTTTTTGTATATGGGAGAAAATTTCCCCAACAAAAACAGGTCGGTCATCGAAAACGTACCGTGGCTTATTGACTATTACAACGCATCATCTGGAGATGAAAATTTCTATAGAAAAATGGCCAACATGGCGAATCTTTACTATCCCATCAAACGGCTGATAAAAACTTGGTCCCGGCAAGATTCtccaatttattatttcaaatttggcttCGATGGAAAGTTTGGTTACTACAAGAATGAATTCTACAAATCCAGAACGAATGGAAGTCGTTACGGGGCCGTTCATGGTGATGATTTGGGATACATCTTTACACCTTATAATGTGAAAGAAGCACTTGCCAACCGAAGTCAGTTCAACCGGGAGTGGAAGGTCCATGAGCAGATGGTTGAGTTGGtggcaaattttgtgaaatatgg GAATCCAACACCAAAACcgttgaaaaaactgaacttGACCTGGATTCCTTACAATGACAAGGCATCAGGAGGCAGATACTTGAGCATCGACAAAACACTCGAATTACGCATGGATGATGATTCCGACAATGAACTTTTCAAACTTTGGGATGACATTTTTCCGTGTATTTACTATTTCGAGTGTGAGAATCTTCAAAAGCGATTAGACAATACAGATTCGAGTGATGAGAAATCCCAGGAAGATGTTGATGAAGAAaacgaaatttaa